DNA sequence from the Patescibacteria group bacterium genome:
AGCTGTTCTTTCTATTCTAAAGGGTATGGACCTAAACGAGCTTGCTAAAAATCTCCGTAAAAAAATAGAGAAAGCGGAGGGCGTACCTGCGCAGGCAGGACAAAGATTTATAAAACTGATAAAGCGATTAAGAGTAGTGGAAGGGTTTAGACGAGAGAAAATAGACCCTAGTTGGATGATTACAACTCATATTCCTGTTATACCGCCGGATATTCGTCCTATGGTGCAACTTGAAGGTGGAAGATTCGCCACCAGCGATTTAAACGATTTGTACCGAAGAGTAATTAACAGAAACAATCGTCTTAAAAGGCTTTTAGAACTTGGCGCGCCTGAGATTATTGTGCGGAATGAAAAAAGGATGTTGCAAGAAGCGGTGGACGCGCTTATAGATTCTTCAAGACAAAGAACAAAAAGACCTCAAGCGAGAGGTAAAAAGGAATTAAGGTCGCTATCCGACCTTCTTAAAGGCAAACAAGGAAGATTTAGACAAAACCTTCTGGGCAAGAGAGTGGATTATTCGGGTCGCGCGGTTATTGTTGTTGGTCCCGACTTAAAACTTACGGAATGCGGTATTCCAAAAGAGATGGCGTTGGAGCTTTTTAAGCCTTTTGTTCTTAGGGAGGTTTTGGCGCGAGGTTTGGCGCCCAATGTTAAAAGCGCCAAATATGTTCTTGAAGAAAGAAGCGGGGAAATTTGGGATATTTTAGAAGAAGTGGTTAAAGAAAGGCCTATTTTGCTAAACCGCGCCCCCACTTTGTGGCGTTTGGGTATTCAGGCTTTTTACCCCAGACTTATAGACGGCAACGCTATCCAATTGCATCCTTGCGTCTGTGCCGGGTTTAACGCGGACTTTGACGGCGACCAAACGGCTGTTCATGTGCCGTTGTCAAAGAATTGTCTTCGCGAGGCTAAAGAAATATTAATTTCCTCAAATAACCTTCTTAGACCTTCGGACGGGAGTTTAATATCTCTGCCAACTAAAGATATGTTGCTTGGTACTTATTATTTAACGAGTATAGATATAGCAATAGAGAAACATAAGCGAGTTTTTGCCGATACAGACGAAGTGTTGTCGGCATTGGATAATAGGGTGATAAGTATAAGACAAAAGATAGAGGTTTTTATGAATAGCAAAATTCTTGAAACATCCGCCGGGAGGGTGTTGTTTAATAAAGTTTTGCCAAGTTCTTTTAAATACATAAATAGCCCGGTGGCTAAATCGGCTAAAGGCGAAAATTTATCTATGTCTTGGATTATAGAATATTCCATACAAAATGAGAGTGTGGATAAAACGGTAAAACTTATAGACGATATTAAGACGCTTGGTTTTGAATACGCTACCAGATCAGGTCTTTCTTTGGCAATTACCGATTGTACCGAATCGGAAAAACGAGGCGATATTTTGAAAGACGCTTATAAAAAGTCCGAAGATATAGACCAAAACTTCCGGCGGGGACTTATTACAAAGTCCGAGAGTTCAAGTCTTCATATAAGTTTGTGGGTTGAAACTACGGATAAGCTTGACCAAGCTACTTGGGATTCTTTAACGGAGGAAAATCCAATTAAAATGATATTAAATTCGGGAGCGAACAGGGCTTCAAGAGACCAGCTTAAACAAATAAGCGCTATGAAAGGTTTGGTTACCGACCCTATGGGAAAGATTGTGGAAATGCCTATCATAGGAAATTATAAAGAGGGGTTAACCGGGTTTGAGTATTTTGCCGCTTCCCGTGGCGCTAGAAAAGGGTTAACTGACAAAGCTTTAAAAACGGCGGATGCGGGGTATTTAACCAGAAGAATGGTGGATGTTGCGCAAGATGTTATTGTTAGAGAAGATGATTGTGGCGCGGAGGAGGGTAGGAAAGTTAAACTTTCTGAAAAGACAATGTTGGTGTCTTTTGCGGAAAGAATTATTGGAAGATATTTACTGAAAGATATTAAGGATAAGAATAAGATTGTTTATAAAAAAGGTGTTTTGGTAACGGAAGATATTGCAAAAGATATAGAAAAAAGGCAGATTTCCGAGGTGGAAATTCGGTCGCCTTTGGGGTGCGAAACAAGATACGGGATTTGCAGCAAGTGTTATGGCGTGGATTTAATGACGAAAAAGCCGGTAGGCAAGGGTGTTCCTGTAGGTGTTGCGGCGGCGCAATCTATTGGCGAACCGGGCACCCAGCTTACATTAAGAACATTTCATACCGGAGGAATTGCTATTAAAGATATAACGCAAGGTTTGCCGAGAGTAGAGGAATTATTTGAAGCCAGAACTCCCAAAAGTTTGTCGGTAATGACCGAAATTTCCGGTAAAATAAAAGTGCTGGAGGACGGAGACAAAAGGGTTATTGGAGTTAAGCCTAAAAGCGTTAAAGGCGAAATACCGGATGTTATGTATAACATTGACCCGGTGGATGAAATAATTGTAAGAAATGGGGATACGGTTTCGGCGGGAGACGCTTTAACTTTGGGATATTTGGATTTAAGCGCGTTGACGAGCATTGCCGGGATTAAAGAAACTCAAAAGTATATTGTGAACGAAGTTCAAAAAGTGTATTCCTCGCAAGGCGTATCAATAAACGACAAGCATATTGAAGTTATAGTAAGGCAGATGTTTAGCAAACTAATAATAGAAGGTGTGGGGGACACAACCTTTTTGGCGGGCGAAATAGTTACAAGGTCATCTTTTGAGGACGAAAACGAGAGGGTTTTGGCGGAAGGCGGTTCTCCGGCGGAGGCGAGAATTATTTTGCTTGGCATAACCAAGGCCTCGCTTGAAACCGACAGTTTCTTGTCGGCGGCAAGTTTTCAAGAAACAACTAGGATATTAACCGACGCGGCGTCTTGTGGTAAAGTGGATAAACTGTTGGGGCTAAAGGAAAATGTTATAATAGGAAGGCTTATCCCGGTTGGGGATAGAGCAAATTTAGAATGTCCACAATAAATCAATTAATAAGAAAAGGTAGAACGAAAAAAACAAAAAGGACCAAAACCAAGGCTCTGTCCGAGTTTTTTTCGGTGGTTAATAGAAGAAATAGAAAGATTGACGCGCCCTTTAAAAAAGGAGTATGTTTATTAGTTAGAACAACCACCCCCAAAAAGCCGAATTCGGCGTTAAGAAAAATTGCGAGGGTTAGGCTTTCTAACAAAAAAGAGGTTACGGCGTATATTCCCGGCGAGGGGCATAATCTGCAAGAGCACTCGGTGGTTTTGGTAAGAGGGGGTAGAGTAAAAGATTTGCCGGGGGTTAAGTATACTATTGTTAGGGGAACTTTTGATACAGCGGGAGTGGAGGGGCGAAAGAATGAGAGGAGTGGGTATGGAACGAAAAAGCAGAAATGACAAATGACAAAATTCAAATTTTAACAAAGGAGACTCCTTTGAAAAAGGAGTCTCCTTAGATAGCTTTGACTTTGAATTTTAATAATGCCTAGACACAAAAAGATACAAAAGAAAATATTAGAACCGGATCCTTTATATAAATCAAGGGTAGTATCTCGTTTTATAAACAGGATTATGTT
Encoded proteins:
- the rpsL gene encoding 30S ribosomal protein S12, with amino-acid sequence MSTINQLIRKGRTKKTKRTKTKALSEFFSVVNRRNRKIDAPFKKGVCLLVRTTTPKKPNSALRKIARVRLSNKKEVTAYIPGEGHNLQEHSVVLVRGGRVKDLPGVKYTIVRGTFDTAGVEGRKNERSGYGTKKQK
- the rpoC gene encoding DNA-directed RNA polymerase subunit beta', with the protein product MRNLTELKSFNSLKITLASPEDILSWSFGEITKPETINYRTFRPEKEGLFDERIFGPVKDYECYCGKYKRIRYKGVICDKCGVEVTHSRVRRERMGHIALVSPVAHVWFFRGIPSKMSALLQISPRNLEAVIYFSSFIVTDINLDKKVSILSKVEVERSECLGNLQDEGDKRIIELTNESTAKIKDISIKSKEQKDIAREEVRLKYAKMIAQVREELVVKKEEASKKYEIIIKKLESIKKLTIMADMEYLDLSEYVDEFCEVGIGAEAVLSILKGMDLNELAKNLRKKIEKAEGVPAQAGQRFIKLIKRLRVVEGFRREKIDPSWMITTHIPVIPPDIRPMVQLEGGRFATSDLNDLYRRVINRNNRLKRLLELGAPEIIVRNEKRMLQEAVDALIDSSRQRTKRPQARGKKELRSLSDLLKGKQGRFRQNLLGKRVDYSGRAVIVVGPDLKLTECGIPKEMALELFKPFVLREVLARGLAPNVKSAKYVLEERSGEIWDILEEVVKERPILLNRAPTLWRLGIQAFYPRLIDGNAIQLHPCVCAGFNADFDGDQTAVHVPLSKNCLREAKEILISSNNLLRPSDGSLISLPTKDMLLGTYYLTSIDIAIEKHKRVFADTDEVLSALDNRVISIRQKIEVFMNSKILETSAGRVLFNKVLPSSFKYINSPVAKSAKGENLSMSWIIEYSIQNESVDKTVKLIDDIKTLGFEYATRSGLSLAITDCTESEKRGDILKDAYKKSEDIDQNFRRGLITKSESSSLHISLWVETTDKLDQATWDSLTEENPIKMILNSGANRASRDQLKQISAMKGLVTDPMGKIVEMPIIGNYKEGLTGFEYFAASRGARKGLTDKALKTADAGYLTRRMVDVAQDVIVREDDCGAEEGRKVKLSEKTMLVSFAERIIGRYLLKDIKDKNKIVYKKGVLVTEDIAKDIEKRQISEVEIRSPLGCETRYGICSKCYGVDLMTKKPVGKGVPVGVAAAQSIGEPGTQLTLRTFHTGGIAIKDITQGLPRVEELFEARTPKSLSVMTEISGKIKVLEDGDKRVIGVKPKSVKGEIPDVMYNIDPVDEIIVRNGDTVSAGDALTLGYLDLSALTSIAGIKETQKYIVNEVQKVYSSQGVSINDKHIEVIVRQMFSKLIIEGVGDTTFLAGEIVTRSSFEDENERVLAEGGSPAEARIILLGITKASLETDSFLSAASFQETTRILTDAASCGKVDKLLGLKENVIIGRLIPVGDRANLECPQ